The following are encoded in a window of Gammaproteobacteria bacterium genomic DNA:
- a CDS encoding MBL fold metallo-hydrolase gives MTATTRVHQIEVGPMENFNYIIEDIATGQAALVDPAWEVDKLFAIIEERKLQLTDVLLTHCHPDHINGLNAVRQRTKVTVHVLTEEAEYWGNVRDYHALQANDEIQLGDTTIKVLHTPGHTVGHVVYWFDGKVIAGDMMFVYGVGHCRLAGANPAQLFASIQFLKTTLPGDTLVYPGHHYSTATSVTMAEQIRGNPFFHFEQVEDFIRYREVEHDQTRESPYQPHYR, from the coding sequence ATGACAGCAACCACCCGCGTTCATCAAATCGAAGTCGGGCCGATGGAAAACTTCAATTACATCATTGAAGACATCGCCACCGGCCAGGCGGCATTGGTCGATCCCGCCTGGGAGGTCGACAAACTGTTCGCGATCATCGAAGAACGCAAACTGCAACTGACCGACGTGCTGCTTACTCATTGCCATCCCGACCACATCAACGGCCTGAATGCGGTGCGCCAACGCACCAAAGTGACGGTGCATGTGCTGACAGAAGAGGCGGAATACTGGGGCAATGTGCGTGATTATCACGCCCTGCAGGCCAATGACGAGATCCAATTGGGCGACACCACCATCAAGGTACTGCACACCCCGGGGCATACGGTGGGACATGTGGTGTATTGGTTTGATGGCAAGGTGATCGCTGGCGATATGATGTTTGTCTACGGCGTGGGTCATTGCCGCCTGGCGGGCGCCAATCCCGCCCAGCTGTTTGCCAGCATTCAGTTTTTAAAGACAACGCTGCCCGGCGACACCCTGGTCTATCCCGGCCATCATTACTCAACCGCCACCAGCGTCACCATGGCGGAACAAATTCGCGGCAATCCGTTTTTCCACTTCGAGCAGGTGGAAGATTTCATTCGCTACCGCGAAGTCGAGCACGACCAAACCCGCGAATCACCTTACCAGCCGCACTATCGCTGA
- a CDS encoding DUF1853 family protein, translated as MSLPALLANLRQPQVRDLAWLAYAPNLLAEPAAQVVAADWFVQRNPNLQQQLAQWDAQPQVLLQALAKDKSHFLGPYFEQLVLFLLQHTPGVEVLAWRLQVQADGRTLGEFDVLFFDQLTGEQVHWELALKYYLGLGERWFGPNSNDRLDIRYAKLFDQQLLLGQTQAAFLREHGLVPPQRCQALMKGWLFSSSEPAELPDYVDRNHLHGHWCYVADIEKILIEAQTWVWLDKPHWLAPLSSEAVDGVGQAGLAMRARLDAHFAGAGPAVMLAGFVQQQGQWCELRRVMVVANSWPTTKTMKKDKP; from the coding sequence ATGTCCTTGCCGGCACTGTTGGCCAACCTGCGACAACCACAGGTGCGCGATCTGGCGTGGCTGGCGTATGCCCCTAATTTGCTGGCAGAACCAGCGGCGCAGGTGGTGGCGGCTGACTGGTTTGTGCAGCGCAATCCCAATCTGCAACAACAGCTTGCTCAGTGGGACGCGCAGCCGCAGGTATTGTTGCAGGCGCTGGCCAAGGACAAAAGCCATTTTTTAGGGCCGTATTTTGAGCAGTTGGTGCTGTTTTTACTGCAGCACACACCCGGGGTGGAGGTGCTTGCGTGGCGACTGCAGGTGCAGGCCGACGGGCGGACGCTGGGCGAATTTGATGTGCTGTTCTTTGATCAGCTCACTGGCGAACAGGTGCACTGGGAGCTGGCGCTGAAATACTACCTGGGGCTGGGCGAGCGGTGGTTTGGTCCCAACAGCAACGATAGACTCGATATTCGCTACGCCAAATTGTTTGATCAGCAGTTGCTGCTGGGGCAAACGCAGGCGGCGTTTTTGCGTGAGCACGGTTTGGTGCCACCGCAGCGCTGCCAGGCGCTGATGAAAGGCTGGCTGTTTTCCTCGTCGGAACCGGCCGAGCTGCCCGACTACGTTGATCGCAACCATCTGCACGGCCATTGGTGTTACGTTGCCGACATTGAAAAAATACTCATCGAAGCCCAGACTTGGGTTTGGCTGGATAAGCCGCATTGGTTGGCGCCGCTATCGAGCGAAGCTGTCGATGGGGTTGGTCAAGCTGGCTTGGCAATGCGTGCGCGGCTTGATGCGCACTTTGCGGGAGCAGGTCCGGCGGTAATGCTGGCAGGGTTTGTTCAGCAACAAGGGCAGTGGTGCGAGTTGCGGCGAGTGATGGTGGTGGCCAACAGCTGGCCGACAACAAAAACGATGAAAAAGGACAAACCATGA
- a CDS encoding DUF445 domain-containing protein translates to MHSSTFRLNNKSLITNLIATAILLASFADTPIQPYLFAVGAFALSGALTNWLAVHMLFEKVPGLYGSGVIPNRFAEFKLAIKQLMMAQFFSPTNIERFIASEEQTVHQWLKPQRLIEAVDYDQLFERLVDAIMASSFGSMLSMFGGRNALTGLKQPFIDNIKRTLADMVDGERFQTAVQESIDVHRLGDDMRTKIEAMVDQRLEELTPQLVKEIVQNMIAIHLGWLVVWGGVFGGLIGLLVALVQ, encoded by the coding sequence ATGCATTCATCCACCTTCCGTCTCAATAACAAAAGTCTGATTACCAATCTGATCGCCACTGCAATTCTGCTGGCGTCGTTTGCTGACACACCGATACAGCCCTACCTGTTCGCCGTTGGTGCGTTCGCCCTGTCCGGCGCGCTGACCAACTGGCTGGCCGTCCACATGCTGTTCGAAAAGGTTCCCGGCCTGTACGGCTCCGGTGTCATTCCCAACCGCTTCGCCGAATTCAAACTGGCCATCAAGCAACTGATGATGGCGCAGTTTTTCAGCCCGACCAACATTGAGCGCTTCATCGCCAGCGAAGAACAAACCGTCCATCAATGGCTCAAGCCCCAACGACTCATTGAGGCTGTCGACTATGACCAACTGTTCGAACGGCTGGTGGACGCCATTATGGCCTCCTCGTTTGGCAGCATGTTGAGCATGTTCGGTGGCCGAAACGCACTGACGGGACTGAAACAGCCGTTCATCGACAACATCAAACGCACCCTGGCTGACATGGTCGACGGTGAGCGGTTTCAAACCGCCGTGCAGGAAAGCATTGATGTGCATCGTCTTGGTGACGACATGCGAACGAAAATTGAAGCCATGGTTGATCAGCGACTGGAAGAACTGACGCCGCAACTGGTGAAAGAAATTGTACAAAACATGATCGCCATCCATCTGGGCTGGCTGGTGGTTTGGGGCGGCGTGTTTGGCGGCCTTATCGGTCTGCTGGTCGCCCTCGTCCAATAA
- a CDS encoding tetratricopeptide repeat protein: MVVVKIPSSPEVVNASQSASAEDEAEIEVSSERSDNPLYKEAGDLVRAGQWSKAEEVYQRLLKEAPSSQLYNDIGVMYFRQKKYSKAESNFTKALAIEPVYVLAYLNRGRVKARQFHHQQAIKDYDALIAVMPFHFDAHYFKAMSEFELKHYQRAADLFKKSSEMSGGENKSRALYRLALTQVALKQVPQAMKSLNAAIRIRPSYLDARITLVSLLAANKETASQAEEEIAKILRLAANDATVYSRVGGLYSDLGLLKKAMESYKAALQIAPEHHLAHYNLGILYLKQKKWPLARAEFEITKRIAPNDSRNYFNLGRAAFGEEDYVGALDYYRKALELEDGQYPKAIFNMAITYRAMNDYKQAIKHYQKAVEMQPDYFDAWNNLGIAYLKLDNNEEAIKALTEALKIDPENASAWYVLGRAYSRLEDKPKAIDAYENAVKFDPLHLKAKLNLAINLVRQEDFPRAVSLYQSIVENDPTYARAWMNMGVAQINLKKYEDAAESLKTFLELESGSARGYLYLARAQVGLKDYEHALETIEQGLGVDVANSSLRLELGRVYKRMGELDKAREEFDKGLRISPNNEELKRERATL, translated from the coding sequence GTGGTGGTGGTAAAAATACCCTCATCACCAGAGGTGGTAAATGCTTCGCAGTCTGCCTCGGCAGAGGATGAGGCGGAGATTGAGGTTTCTTCGGAGCGTTCTGATAATCCATTGTACAAAGAAGCAGGGGATCTTGTTCGTGCAGGGCAATGGAGCAAGGCGGAGGAAGTCTATCAGCGATTGCTGAAGGAAGCGCCAAGTTCACAATTGTACAATGATATTGGTGTTATGTATTTTCGCCAAAAAAAATACAGTAAGGCAGAGTCTAATTTCACAAAAGCACTGGCCATCGAGCCTGTATATGTTCTTGCCTATCTGAATCGTGGGCGGGTTAAAGCCAGACAGTTTCATCATCAGCAAGCAATAAAGGATTATGATGCGCTGATAGCAGTGATGCCTTTTCATTTCGATGCGCACTATTTCAAGGCGATGTCTGAGTTTGAATTAAAACATTACCAGCGAGCTGCAGATCTGTTTAAAAAGTCCAGTGAAATGTCGGGCGGAGAAAATAAATCCAGAGCGCTGTATCGCCTTGCTTTGACGCAGGTGGCGCTAAAACAGGTTCCTCAGGCGATGAAATCGTTGAACGCGGCAATCAGAATTCGCCCTTCTTATCTGGATGCGCGTATTACGCTGGTAAGCCTGTTGGCGGCGAACAAGGAGACAGCATCACAGGCTGAGGAGGAAATCGCAAAAATTCTTCGTCTGGCAGCAAATGATGCCACCGTCTATTCAAGGGTGGGTGGTTTGTATTCGGATCTAGGATTGCTAAAAAAAGCGATGGAGTCGTACAAGGCTGCCTTGCAGATTGCGCCTGAGCATCATTTGGCGCACTACAATCTGGGAATTTTGTACCTGAAGCAGAAAAAGTGGCCGTTGGCTCGCGCAGAGTTTGAAATTACCAAACGTATAGCTCCAAATGATTCACGCAACTATTTTAATTTGGGACGTGCCGCTTTTGGTGAGGAAGATTATGTGGGGGCACTAGACTACTATCGCAAGGCGCTGGAGTTGGAGGACGGTCAATATCCCAAGGCTATCTTCAATATGGCGATCACTTATCGTGCGATGAATGACTACAAACAGGCGATCAAGCATTACCAGAAAGCCGTGGAAATGCAGCCAGATTATTTTGATGCCTGGAATAATCTGGGTATTGCCTATCTTAAACTGGATAACAATGAGGAAGCGATAAAGGCGTTAACTGAAGCGCTGAAGATCGATCCAGAGAATGCTTCTGCCTGGTATGTGCTGGGGCGTGCGTACTCTCGTCTGGAAGACAAGCCGAAAGCAATTGATGCATATGAAAATGCCGTAAAATTTGATCCGTTGCATCTTAAGGCTAAATTGAACCTGGCAATCAACTTGGTTAGACAGGAAGATTTTCCGCGTGCAGTTTCGTTGTACCAAAGCATTGTTGAAAATGACCCAACCTATGCCAGGGCATGGATGAATATGGGTGTGGCGCAGATTAATTTGAAAAAGTATGAGGATGCGGCTGAGTCGCTGAAGACATTTTTGGAACTGGAGAGCGGTAGTGCCAGAGGTTATCTTTATCTGGCACGCGCCCAGGTTGGTTTGAAGGATTATGAGCATGCCTTGGAGACCATTGAGCAAGGTTTGGGAGTTGATGTTGCTAACTCCAGTTTGCGATTGGAGCTGGGAAGAGTTTACAAACGGATGGGCGAGCTGGATAAGGCTCGGGAAGAGTTTGATAAGGGATTGAGAATTTCGCCAAATAATGAGGAGCTGAAGCGTGAACGTGCAACGCTGTAA
- a CDS encoding alpha-L-glutamate ligase-like protein → MTLKNVFGQLKLYYQRASSVLTMNQRNLEYIYTSNQRKHYPIADDKLLTKQYLAKAGVPYPEVYQVYSYFYDLRNLEADLKKHEEFVIKPAKGSGGGGIMVIVRRDENYWYSIGGKAYDIDDIRKHLCDIIFGIYSFGLSDDVIIEKRIVQNPEIDEITQQGLADVRLIVHHGKPVLSMIRLPTRASDGRANLHQGAIGVGIDVASGRTVHATFKGTPIDVHPDTGVNLLGRTIPYWSDVVATGLAISEIMPLKYLGIDIAISTEGPMVLEINVRPGIEIQNVNSSGMRGILQNNMKAAGQIGKVAP, encoded by the coding sequence ATGACACTGAAAAACGTTTTCGGTCAGCTTAAACTGTATTATCAGCGCGCTTCATCAGTGTTGACCATGAATCAGCGAAATCTGGAATACATTTATACAAGCAATCAGCGCAAGCATTATCCGATTGCGGATGACAAGCTGCTGACGAAACAGTATCTGGCCAAGGCAGGAGTGCCATATCCGGAAGTGTATCAGGTATACAGCTATTTTTATGACTTGAGAAACTTGGAGGCTGATTTAAAAAAGCATGAAGAGTTTGTAATCAAGCCGGCCAAGGGAAGTGGTGGCGGTGGGATTATGGTGATTGTTCGTCGAGACGAGAATTATTGGTATAGCATAGGCGGGAAAGCTTATGACATTGATGATATCAGAAAGCATTTGTGCGATATCATTTTCGGAATATATTCATTCGGATTAAGTGATGATGTCATTATCGAAAAAAGAATAGTTCAAAATCCGGAGATTGATGAAATAACTCAGCAGGGGTTGGCCGATGTGCGACTCATTGTGCATCATGGAAAGCCGGTGCTGTCGATGATTCGCTTGCCAACACGTGCGTCTGATGGTCGTGCCAATCTGCACCAAGGCGCAATCGGTGTGGGGATTGATGTGGCATCAGGTCGGACAGTGCATGCGACATTTAAAGGCACGCCTATCGATGTTCATCCTGATACGGGAGTAAATTTGCTTGGGCGAACAATTCCATACTGGTCAGATGTGGTAGCAACAGGCTTGGCGATCAGTGAAATCATGCCGCTCAAATATCTGGGGATAGATATTGCCATTTCGACCGAAGGCCCTATGGTGCTGGAGATTAATGTTAGGCCAGGCATTGAAATTCAGAACGTCAATTCCTCTGGGATGCGTGGAATTTTGCAAAATAATATGAAAGCAGCGGGCCAGATTGGCAAGGTGGCGCCATGA
- a CDS encoding UUP1 family membrane protein — protein sequence MDTTSISKKTLRRNVYLLVMLLLTVAAFGIMFYKLYYLDYPLSELVPTSTYKLEMSVQVDGHGDDIQISTFLPKSDARQTVLDETNSSGIFAISMKNSEMNRQLFWDAAGVEGRHSLLYSYSIQAKNVKYDIPPGIEIPKSYSPEVNQYLKEEEGVQVSDPLIAKELERLFPNHTAPDMLTAMTTIHRHLQDKFANKKFSGFTDALTALKLGEASCNGKGRLFVALARKMNIPARLVGGLILETGSKRTSHQWVEVYINGHWVPFDTINDHFAEIPANFLTLYYGDEFLFKHTADINFQYAFTTRKALEPKRDVQEELGSSVLNVTNFYSMFEKVGISQDLLKIVLMIPLGAFVVVIFRNVIGVQTFGTFLPALIAAAARESGLFWGLVGFVVIIIFASFIRRGLDWLQLLHSPKMAIMLTLVVLIMLLMAGIGVQLGMFELAHVSLFPIAILAITAERFSILEQEQGFRKSMRIMFTTCVVIAICYAVMESVFLQSTILAFPELLLFVIALNLWLGKWIGMRVSEFYRFRKLIFKGA from the coding sequence ATGGACACAACATCAATCTCAAAAAAAACGCTGCGCAGAAACGTGTACCTGCTGGTGATGCTTTTGTTGACGGTTGCAGCCTTTGGTATCATGTTTTACAAGCTGTACTATCTTGATTATCCATTGTCTGAGCTTGTTCCCACGAGCACATACAAGCTGGAAATGTCTGTCCAGGTGGATGGTCATGGAGATGATATTCAAATCAGTACCTTCCTGCCAAAAAGCGATGCGCGCCAGACCGTGTTGGACGAAACCAACTCATCAGGGATATTCGCGATATCAATGAAAAATAGCGAGATGAATCGGCAGTTGTTTTGGGATGCTGCTGGTGTTGAAGGGCGGCATTCGCTGCTTTATTCATACTCAATTCAGGCAAAAAACGTAAAGTACGATATCCCCCCAGGTATCGAAATACCAAAATCCTATTCGCCGGAGGTGAATCAGTATCTTAAGGAAGAAGAAGGCGTTCAAGTCAGTGATCCCTTGATTGCCAAAGAACTGGAAAGGCTTTTTCCGAATCATACTGCACCGGACATGTTAACGGCGATGACAACCATTCATCGCCATCTTCAGGATAAATTTGCCAATAAAAAGTTTTCTGGATTCACCGACGCGCTGACCGCATTGAAGCTGGGGGAAGCCAGCTGTAACGGCAAGGGAAGATTGTTTGTCGCCTTGGCCAGGAAGATGAATATTCCGGCAAGGCTGGTCGGTGGTTTGATTTTGGAAACGGGTAGCAAGCGTACAAGCCATCAGTGGGTTGAAGTGTACATCAATGGTCACTGGGTTCCATTCGACACCATCAATGATCATTTTGCCGAAATACCTGCCAATTTCCTTACCTTGTACTACGGTGACGAATTTTTGTTTAAACATACGGCAGATATAAATTTCCAATATGCATTTACCACCAGGAAGGCTCTGGAGCCAAAGCGGGATGTGCAGGAGGAGTTGGGTAGTTCAGTTTTAAATGTGACCAATTTCTACAGTATGTTTGAGAAAGTAGGGATTTCGCAGGATTTGCTAAAAATCGTGTTGATGATTCCGCTGGGTGCGTTTGTAGTGGTCATTTTCAGAAATGTTATTGGCGTCCAAACATTCGGTACATTTTTGCCCGCATTGATTGCGGCGGCGGCCAGAGAGAGTGGGTTGTTTTGGGGTTTGGTTGGTTTTGTGGTCATTATCATCTTTGCGTCATTCATTCGGCGAGGGTTGGATTGGTTGCAGCTGCTGCATTCGCCAAAAATGGCAATCATGCTGACACTGGTTGTGCTGATTATGTTGTTGATGGCAGGTATTGGCGTTCAGTTGGGGATGTTTGAGCTGGCGCATGTTTCCTTGTTCCCAATCGCCATTTTGGCAATTACCGCAGAGCGGTTTTCCATACTGGAACAGGAGCAGGGGTTCCGTAAATCCATGCGGATCATGTTCACAACTTGTGTGGTTATTGCAATTTGCTACGCAGTCATGGAGTCGGTGTTCCTGCAGAGTACCATTTTGGCATTCCCTGAATTGCTGTTGTTTGTCATTGCACTGAACTTGTGGCTTGGGAAATGGATAGGCATGCGTGTATCCGAGTTCTACCGTTTCCGCAAGCTGATCTTTAAGGGGGCTTGA
- the bamD gene encoding outer membrane protein assembly factor BamD: MHYESINQFVSVNSSKPRTKGLALAILLIVGVLGGCSSSSSDPRSENSMYQDGLALYNAKAYAEAVQAFSDEIRAYPGGPLADDAAFYLARAQYWMGDYVSAIAGFTAFPTTYPTSNVLEASVYWKGKAEQKNNDLTTARATYQYIIAENAAGRFTNQYVGDAHYSIAKTYYDAGDYTTAISEFTAAAGLVTLVSATDSKLDNIQYYLAKSYHQRAKTPLNPSSAADYTQAIAEYDLLIATYDGLTLATTSGWVGNARVQKGVIMMDQLDYAGAQTYFINLMADPKFAASSDGDLGQYTLGAAYYDQAKIELALAIPDPLIYGPLLVNARTEYAKVAVNYPTSSWADNAQYQIGKTYYDEADYVNALTTFKAVVANYPMSSSADAGQYYVGRTLLQQADAAKVVADVAAAAAGIAPDYTAVGGYLDLNAQARTELQKVVVTYPLSSLADNAQYQIGKTHYDEGSYALARTELGKVIANYATSTYADNAQYYIGRAYHKDTALVNYLADARSAYQLVLSLYPASTQAHSAQYYIARTYHDSIEVGNCVNELAQMQLLITNYPTSSHVATAQTHINDLMLATPVTHVCL, from the coding sequence ATGCATTACGAGAGCATTAATCAGTTCGTGTCAGTAAATTCGAGTAAGCCGCGCACAAAGGGGCTGGCATTGGCAATCCTGTTGATCGTGGGCGTTTTGGGCGGATGTAGTAGCTCGTCCTCAGATCCGCGCAGCGAAAATTCCATGTATCAGGATGGTCTGGCGCTGTACAACGCCAAGGCCTATGCCGAGGCCGTTCAGGCGTTTAGCGACGAAATACGTGCCTACCCCGGCGGACCGTTGGCTGATGATGCGGCGTTTTATTTAGCGCGTGCCCAGTATTGGATGGGGGATTACGTGAGTGCCATCGCCGGCTTCACAGCCTTTCCAACAACATACCCGACGAGCAACGTGCTGGAAGCCTCGGTGTACTGGAAGGGTAAGGCCGAGCAAAAAAATAATGACCTCACGACGGCCCGTGCAACCTATCAGTACATTATTGCGGAAAACGCCGCGGGACGATTTACTAACCAATATGTAGGCGATGCGCATTACAGTATCGCTAAAACCTATTACGACGCGGGAGACTATACGACAGCAATAAGCGAATTTACAGCTGCTGCCGGTCTTGTCACCCTTGTGTCGGCAACTGACTCCAAACTGGACAATATTCAATACTACTTGGCAAAAAGTTATCACCAGCGGGCCAAAACTCCTCTCAATCCATCATCGGCGGCGGACTATACCCAGGCAATTGCGGAATACGATTTATTGATTGCGACCTATGATGGTTTAACACTAGCCACAACTAGTGGCTGGGTGGGAAATGCCAGAGTACAAAAAGGCGTGATCATGATGGATCAGCTAGATTACGCTGGAGCGCAAACATATTTTATCAATTTGATGGCTGATCCGAAGTTTGCGGCCTCCAGTGACGGTGACTTGGGGCAATATACCCTGGGTGCGGCTTATTACGATCAGGCCAAAATCGAATTGGCGTTGGCAATACCTGATCCTCTGATTTATGGACCGCTACTCGTTAATGCGCGTACCGAGTACGCCAAAGTCGCAGTTAATTATCCAACCAGTTCCTGGGCAGACAACGCCCAGTATCAAATCGGTAAAACCTACTACGATGAAGCAGACTATGTGAATGCGTTAACCACGTTTAAGGCGGTTGTGGCCAATTATCCGATGTCTAGCAGTGCCGATGCGGGTCAGTATTATGTTGGTCGCACGCTACTGCAACAAGCTGATGCTGCCAAGGTTGTTGCTGATGTAGCGGCAGCTGCCGCAGGTATAGCACCGGATTATACCGCTGTCGGTGGTTATCTGGATTTGAATGCTCAGGCCCGTACAGAGCTGCAGAAAGTGGTGGTTACTTATCCGCTGAGTAGCTTGGCCGACAATGCCCAATACCAGATCGGTAAAACTCACTATGACGAGGGATCATATGCCTTGGCGCGTACTGAACTTGGCAAAGTGATTGCAAATTATGCGACCAGCACTTATGCAGATAATGCGCAGTACTACATTGGGCGTGCATACCATAAAGATACAGCGTTAGTGAATTATCTAGCGGATGCCCGAAGTGCATATCAACTGGTGTTGTCGCTATATCCCGCCAGTACGCAGGCGCATAGTGCGCAATATTATATTGCGCGGACTTACCACGATTCGATCGAAGTGGGTAATTGCGTAAATGAGTTAGCGCAAATGCAATTGCTAATAACCAATTATCCTACCAGTTCGCATGTGGCAACAGCGCAAACACATATCAATGATTTGATGCTGGCTACACCTGTGACACATGTCTGCTTGTAA
- the sohB gene encoding protease SohB has translation MSEFFMDYGLFLAKTSTIVLAIVVVAIVIIVLASRSREEHQAHIEVKKINEKFEQTEQTLNSLLLSEKEQKAQAKALKAKKKAEEKSETKSLPRVFVLEFDGDIRASAVASLREEITAILLVANEQDEIMLNLTSPGGLVHAYGLASSQLARVRSRNIPLTVAVDKVAASGGYMMACVANKIIAAPFAVIGSIGVIAQIPNFNRLLKKHDIDYEQITAGDYKRTLTMFGENTDKAREKFREEIQDTHELFKEFITANRPSIDISKVATGEHWFATRAKELNLVDELQTSDDYLMLRAKDADVYKITYVAKKRLGSRFAELLSNISDKVQSHLWQRSREAELP, from the coding sequence GTGAGCGAATTTTTTATGGATTACGGCCTGTTTCTGGCCAAGACATCAACCATTGTGCTGGCGATTGTGGTTGTCGCCATCGTCATCATTGTTCTGGCCAGTCGTAGCCGCGAAGAGCACCAAGCCCACATTGAAGTCAAAAAAATCAACGAAAAATTCGAGCAGACCGAGCAAACGCTCAATAGCCTGCTGCTCAGCGAAAAAGAGCAAAAAGCCCAGGCCAAAGCATTAAAAGCCAAGAAAAAGGCCGAGGAAAAGAGCGAAACCAAGTCTCTGCCACGGGTGTTTGTGCTGGAGTTTGACGGTGATATCCGCGCTTCAGCAGTAGCTTCATTGCGCGAAGAAATCACCGCGATTCTGCTGGTTGCCAATGAACAGGACGAGATCATGCTCAACCTCACCAGCCCCGGCGGTCTGGTTCACGCCTACGGCTTGGCCTCATCACAATTAGCCCGGGTCCGCAGTCGCAACATTCCGCTCACCGTCGCCGTCGACAAAGTTGCCGCCAGTGGTGGCTACATGATGGCCTGCGTTGCCAACAAGATTATCGCCGCACCGTTTGCGGTCATTGGCTCTATTGGCGTGATTGCACAAATTCCGAACTTTAACCGCCTGCTGAAAAAGCATGACATCGACTACGAACAAATCACCGCTGGCGATTACAAGCGCACCCTCACCATGTTTGGCGAAAACACCGACAAGGCCCGCGAAAAATTCCGCGAAGAAATTCAGGACACCCACGAACTGTTCAAGGAGTTCATCACCGCCAACCGCCCCAGTATTGATATCAGCAAAGTGGCCACCGGTGAGCACTGGTTTGCCACCCGCGCCAAGGAGTTAAATCTGGTTGATGAGCTGCAAACCAGTGATGATTATTTGATGCTTCGCGCCAAGGATGCCGATGTCTACAAAATCACCTATGTAGCCAAAAAACGCCTGGGATCGCGTTTTGCCGAACTGCTGTCCAACATCAGCGACAAAGTTCAGAGCCATCTGTGGCAGCGCTCCCGCGAAGCCGAGTTGCCATAA